A single region of the Deefgea piscis genome encodes:
- a CDS encoding rhamnan synthesis F family protein, whose product MSFELNVSTNLIRFNDGIAEIKKLLNDKNNELALRQAQGLAAFAWHNSTGVFSSPELEELIARASACLPACSIKLQEINKQGGRHVVMLMSSLSASGGHSRIAWRWMELDCHSQYTLVLTNQIECLPIQLKKLIDQRRLKVEILNESTLLERAIKLRSLFRLADFIVLLIHPYEVLANAALAGMESPPPVLFQDHASHAFSLGVTVSNVVLSMSGALLQSRKGISPEHIKWLPLPLDFNRLNSIVEFDIRKQYGISNDDFLLMSCGSPYKYLSIDGVSLADIVSPILEKNKHVHLMVVGPDYTNPWDELRVKFPERLHCVGHLYEEALVAAYSACDIYLDSTPFTSPTALFEAAAMTKPVVRFAPVEWRKCEFSLDIESTMPTSLYVWSDKISYCKDVQRLIDDKEFRAWRGKLGYTSTRLFHADETFSYALDAAYEQASYLERITIDPYVSAARYTLIDNLLQQLGGNMSRQCELDQTLNSNKLEGQPSIAVVLHLYYLDQWKDIVVSLENIPVDFDLIVTTTPENQGRVGDLLTHAYPAAKLYITENRGRDIGPLITLLQYENLSKYDFVCKLHTKKSLHLDPEFVQKWRNEVLNSLLPSPDGVKAILDLFNARPEVGIIAGAGGLLHAHYSPGGNINLLRELAARLGFNLDEMAYEFPGASMFWCRGRVFDSLRSLNITVDDFEPELGQTNGTLAHAIERLFPLIAYHQGLLTVDAGYQGNVPNPRFPNSSEEYLDWLNQQKLSESEAKHFDIHAESTVMPKVTICIIDRFGDKNLVIKTIKSISQQLYSNLNVMICSAAENPMPGGGLDWIKTNQDFYSTCLNFNHDCDWLGFLEAGDELTLSGLLLAMHQIVDKEEWKSVYFDDDIINLDGRPACPRFKPYFDINLIRSMPYADGFLLLRHDQLELLQSIKTDFFGCEQIAVLLSIYECYGAQSIGHVSELVAHLNINDARVLSNLTRYQAFVGLIYEHFDRLGIVAEILDNQRVEGAVRIQYAISDSPLVSIIIPTKNQLPMLQRCLESILEKTSYQTYEIIVVDNQSDDPRVAPYLQQLESILAGKLRVLSYPHAFNFSAINNFAVSQARGEYLVLLNNDTAMIQSSWLDELLHHAARPDVGVVGAKLLYPSGLVQHAGVVLGLRGPADHPCIGAAHESSGYMHRLQLEQNYSAVTAACLMIRRSVYQQVGGMNEVDFKVSYNDVDLCLKVGELGLLVVWTPFSVVLHEGSVSQNTVDVAKQTEKLRRFQSEQQAMYAKWSTKIGNDPAYNKNLTLSGNGFELEHRALLSWNPLTWHPAPKILCHPADQMGCGNYRLIQPFLALEQELKITGSLTFELLPPFELAKYNPDVMIFQRQITEQQLEFMRQARSCNSSFKIYELDDYLPNLPLKSAHRDQMPKDVLKSLRKALTMVDRFVVSTDELANAYSGLHSNIHVVNNYLSPSVWGGVSSARRQSKKPRVGWAGGVSHTGDLELIADVVKELAGEVEWVFFGMCPDKLRPYVHEFHAGVPINEYPTKLASLNLDVALAPLEHNLFNRCKSNLRLLEYGVCGYPVICTDIEPYAQHLPVTRVKNRHKDWVDAIRAHTADLDHAARMGDELKFAVNKDWMLREHNLDLWLAAWSGAKS is encoded by the coding sequence ATGTCTTTTGAGCTTAATGTTTCAACTAATTTGATTCGGTTTAACGATGGAATTGCAGAGATAAAGAAATTATTAAATGATAAAAATAATGAGCTTGCACTGCGTCAAGCACAAGGACTCGCAGCATTTGCTTGGCATAATAGTACGGGAGTATTTTCTTCGCCGGAATTGGAGGAGTTAATAGCTCGTGCTTCTGCGTGCTTACCTGCTTGTTCGATTAAGTTGCAAGAAATAAACAAGCAAGGAGGGCGTCATGTAGTAATGCTAATGAGTAGCTTATCAGCGAGTGGAGGGCATAGTAGAATTGCTTGGCGTTGGATGGAATTAGATTGTCATTCGCAGTACACATTGGTCTTGACAAATCAAATTGAATGTTTGCCAATTCAATTAAAGAAACTTATTGATCAAAGACGTTTAAAAGTTGAAATTTTAAATGAGTCAACATTATTGGAGCGCGCAATTAAATTGCGTTCGTTGTTTCGTTTGGCTGATTTTATTGTATTATTGATTCATCCATATGAAGTTTTAGCGAATGCTGCACTCGCTGGAATGGAGTCTCCACCTCCTGTTTTGTTTCAAGATCATGCATCGCATGCATTTTCTTTGGGTGTAACTGTATCTAATGTTGTCCTCAGTATGTCAGGGGCTTTATTGCAAAGTCGTAAAGGTATTTCTCCCGAACATATTAAGTGGCTTCCATTGCCGCTTGATTTTAATCGATTGAATTCGATAGTTGAATTTGATATTCGAAAGCAGTACGGCATATCAAATGATGATTTCTTATTAATGTCCTGCGGTTCACCATATAAATATTTATCTATTGACGGTGTAAGTTTGGCTGACATAGTATCTCCGATTTTAGAGAAAAATAAACACGTCCATTTAATGGTGGTCGGTCCGGATTATACTAATCCATGGGATGAATTGCGTGTAAAATTTCCTGAGAGATTGCATTGCGTAGGACATTTGTACGAAGAAGCACTGGTTGCCGCTTATTCTGCTTGCGACATTTATCTTGACTCTACTCCATTTACTTCCCCTACTGCTCTATTCGAAGCAGCTGCAATGACAAAGCCAGTGGTTAGATTTGCTCCTGTGGAATGGAGAAAGTGCGAATTTTCTTTAGATATTGAATCAACAATGCCAACTTCACTTTATGTTTGGTCTGACAAAATATCGTATTGCAAAGACGTGCAGCGCCTTATTGATGATAAAGAATTTAGGGCTTGGCGTGGTAAATTAGGTTATACATCAACGCGATTATTTCATGCAGATGAAACTTTTAGTTATGCACTTGATGCTGCTTATGAGCAAGCTTCGTATTTAGAAAGAATTACAATTGATCCGTATGTTTCAGCTGCGCGCTATACCCTGATTGATAATTTATTGCAACAATTAGGGGGGAATATGTCTCGCCAGTGTGAGTTGGATCAAACTTTAAATTCAAATAAATTGGAGGGGCAGCCTAGTATAGCTGTTGTCTTGCATTTATATTATTTGGATCAATGGAAAGACATTGTAGTTTCACTTGAAAATATTCCAGTCGATTTTGATTTGATTGTGACAACAACACCTGAAAATCAAGGACGAGTCGGAGACTTGCTCACTCATGCATATCCTGCGGCTAAATTATACATCACAGAAAATCGTGGCAGAGATATCGGGCCTCTAATCACCCTATTGCAGTATGAAAATCTGAGTAAGTATGATTTTGTTTGTAAATTACACACTAAAAAATCATTGCATTTAGATCCTGAATTTGTACAAAAATGGCGTAATGAAGTACTGAATTCTTTGCTGCCGTCTCCGGACGGTGTCAAAGCCATTCTTGATTTATTTAATGCACGTCCAGAGGTGGGCATTATTGCCGGCGCTGGAGGATTGTTGCACGCGCATTATTCACCAGGTGGCAATATTAATTTGTTGCGTGAATTAGCCGCACGCTTGGGTTTTAATTTGGATGAAATGGCCTATGAGTTCCCTGGTGCCTCGATGTTTTGGTGTCGCGGGCGAGTATTTGATTCATTACGTTCGCTAAATATTACGGTAGATGATTTTGAGCCTGAGTTGGGCCAAACCAATGGCACGCTTGCACATGCGATCGAACGCTTATTTCCTTTAATTGCTTATCATCAAGGTCTATTAACGGTTGACGCTGGTTATCAGGGTAATGTACCTAATCCACGATTCCCTAATAGCAGTGAAGAATATTTGGATTGGCTAAATCAGCAAAAACTCAGTGAGTCAGAGGCTAAGCATTTTGATATTCATGCTGAATCAACTGTAATGCCAAAAGTAACAATTTGCATTATTGATCGTTTTGGTGATAAAAATTTAGTTATTAAAACGATTAAGAGTATCTCTCAGCAACTCTATTCTAATTTGAATGTAATGATTTGCTCTGCAGCTGAAAATCCTATGCCAGGTGGAGGGTTAGATTGGATTAAAACGAATCAAGATTTTTACTCTACATGTTTAAATTTTAATCATGATTGTGATTGGTTGGGTTTTTTAGAAGCTGGTGATGAATTGACGCTGTCTGGTTTGTTGCTCGCGATGCATCAAATCGTTGATAAAGAAGAATGGAAGTCGGTATATTTTGATGATGACATCATTAATCTAGATGGTCGACCAGCTTGCCCAAGATTTAAACCCTACTTTGATATCAATTTAATTCGCAGCATGCCTTATGCTGATGGATTTTTACTTTTAAGACATGATCAGCTAGAGCTACTTCAGTCAATAAAAACCGATTTTTTTGGTTGTGAACAAATTGCAGTTTTATTGTCTATTTATGAATGTTATGGCGCACAGTCGATTGGGCATGTATCTGAACTTGTTGCTCATTTAAATATTAATGATGCCCGCGTCTTATCTAATTTGACGCGTTATCAAGCATTTGTCGGCTTGATTTATGAGCATTTTGATCGATTAGGTATTGTTGCTGAAATTTTAGATAATCAGCGTGTTGAAGGCGCTGTACGTATTCAATATGCCATATCAGATTCTCCTTTGGTAAGTATTATTATTCCAACAAAGAATCAATTGCCAATGTTGCAACGGTGTCTTGAATCTATATTAGAAAAGACCAGTTATCAAACGTATGAAATTATTGTGGTTGATAATCAAAGTGATGATCCGCGGGTCGCACCTTATTTGCAGCAGCTTGAATCAATATTAGCTGGGAAACTTCGCGTTTTATCGTATCCGCATGCATTTAATTTTTCTGCGATAAATAATTTTGCGGTCAGTCAAGCACGTGGTGAGTATTTGGTGTTGTTAAATAATGATACGGCGATGATTCAAAGTTCATGGCTCGATGAATTATTGCATCATGCGGCGCGCCCTGACGTTGGTGTTGTTGGTGCGAAATTATTATATCCAAGCGGACTTGTACAGCACGCAGGTGTGGTATTGGGTTTGCGTGGTCCTGCTGATCACCCATGCATTGGGGCTGCGCACGAAAGCTCTGGCTATATGCATCGTTTGCAATTGGAGCAGAATTATTCTGCAGTGACTGCTGCGTGTTTAATGATTCGCCGATCAGTTTATCAGCAGGTTGGTGGCATGAATGAAGTAGATTTTAAGGTTTCGTATAACGATGTCGATTTGTGTTTGAAAGTCGGTGAGTTGGGTCTGTTGGTAGTTTGGACGCCATTTTCGGTCGTGTTGCATGAAGGAAGTGTTAGTCAGAATACGGTTGATGTAGCCAAGCAAACGGAAAAATTGCGCCGTTTCCAATCCGAGCAGCAAGCAATGTATGCCAAATGGTCGACTAAAATTGGTAATGATCCGGCATATAACAAAAATTTAACATTAAGTGGTAATGGTTTTGAGTTAGAACATCGCGCTTTATTAAGCTGGAATCCATTAACATGGCATCCTGCGCCAAAAATATTATGTCATCCTGCTGATCAAATGGGATGTGGAAATTATCGATTGATTCAGCCGTTTTTGGCGCTTGAACAAGAGTTGAAAATCACCGGTTCATTAACGTTTGAGTTATTACCACCGTTTGAATTGGCGAAATACAATCCTGACGTCATGATTTTTCAAAGGCAAATTACAGAGCAGCAGCTTGAGTTTATGCGACAAGCTAGATCATGTAATTCGTCATTTAAAATTTATGAATTAGATGATTATTTGCCTAATTTGCCATTAAAAAGTGCGCATCGTGATCAAATGCCGAAAGACGTATTGAAGTCGCTACGTAAAGCATTAACCATGGTGGATCGATTTGTTGTGTCAACGGATGAATTGGCGAATGCTTATTCAGGTTTGCATTCAAATATTCATGTCGTCAATAACTATTTGTCACCGAGTGTTTGGGGGGGGGTATCGTCCGCAAGACGGCAATCTAAAAAGCCTAGAGTAGGATGGGCCGGGGGGGTAAGTCATACCGGTGATTTGGAGTTGATTGCGGACGTGGTGAAAGAATTGGCCGGTGAAGTGGAATGGGTGTTTTTTGGTATGTGCCCAGATAAGCTCAGGCCATATGTGCATGAATTTCATGCTGGCGTGCCGATTAATGAATATCCAACAAAATTGGCTAGTTTAAATCTTGATGTGGCTCTGGCTCCGCTCGAGCATAATTTGTTTAATCGTTGTAAGAGTAATCTTCGTTTACTTGAGTATGGTGTTTGTGGCTACCCAGTGATTTGTACTGATATTGAGCCGTATGCGCAGCATTTACCGGTAACACGGGTTAAAAATAGGCATAAAGATTGGGTTGATGCCATTCGTGCACATACGGCGGATTTAGATCATGCGGCCAGAATGGGGGATGAGTTAAAGTTTGCAGTAAACAAAGACTGGATGTTGCGTGAGCA
- a CDS encoding radical SAM protein, which translates to MSHLSRPLSLVEKLKQNTVQEFINKFLWSKSNNAPLVVELDPTTACNLACHDCISANLLNQGGIDNDRLLLLAQEFADHGVRAVVLIGGGEPMAHPKFGDLVRSLHACGIKVGVTTNGTLIGRYLTECAEMTNWLRVSVDAGSEEVFADFRPHASGKSQFNLVIENMKELINKKTGLVGYSFLLLSKRDKDGSLLRTNAIDIEKAARLAKTIGCDYFELKPAFDMMHFLQRQESAVVDLVNRNLKAIHDLADENFKIIAPLTLEDALNGIGTQIKSYNRCLTAELRTVITPSGAYVCPYHRGNLNMRIGDIAKISLEELWKGERRSKVMERVDPSKHCTFHCIRHESNLLLESMASGEVVDVVSDFDLFI; encoded by the coding sequence ATGTCTCATTTGTCACGACCGCTTTCTCTAGTTGAGAAACTTAAGCAGAATACTGTTCAAGAATTTATTAATAAATTCTTATGGAGTAAAAGTAATAATGCACCTTTAGTGGTCGAGCTTGATCCAACAACGGCTTGTAATTTGGCTTGCCATGACTGCATCAGCGCCAATTTGCTCAATCAGGGCGGAATTGATAATGATCGTCTTTTACTTTTAGCACAAGAATTTGCAGATCATGGTGTTAGGGCTGTCGTGCTGATTGGAGGGGGCGAACCCATGGCCCACCCTAAATTTGGTGATCTAGTTCGATCGTTGCATGCTTGTGGTATTAAGGTGGGAGTTACAACCAATGGGACACTGATTGGTCGATATTTAACAGAATGTGCTGAAATGACAAATTGGCTTCGAGTTTCTGTTGATGCTGGAAGTGAAGAGGTTTTTGCAGATTTTCGACCGCATGCTAGTGGTAAATCTCAATTTAATTTAGTTATTGAGAATATGAAAGAACTGATCAATAAGAAAACTGGATTGGTTGGTTATTCATTTTTGTTGTTATCAAAACGAGATAAAGATGGTAGCTTGCTTCGTACAAATGCCATTGATATTGAAAAGGCCGCACGTTTAGCAAAAACAATAGGTTGTGATTATTTTGAATTAAAACCAGCTTTCGATATGATGCATTTTTTACAACGACAAGAATCAGCTGTCGTTGACTTAGTTAATAGAAATTTGAAAGCTATTCATGACTTGGCAGATGAGAATTTTAAAATTATTGCCCCACTAACTTTGGAAGATGCATTGAACGGTATTGGTACTCAGATTAAGTCTTACAATCGCTGTTTAACGGCAGAGCTAAGAACTGTTATAACTCCAAGTGGTGCTTATGTTTGTCCTTATCATCGAGGTAATTTAAATATGCGCATTGGTGATATTGCTAAAATATCACTTGAAGAGTTATGGAAAGGAGAACGGCGAAGTAAAGTGATGGAGCGTGTGGATCCATCTAAGCATTGTACATTTCATTGCATCAGACATGAGTCAAATTTATTGCTCGAAAGTATGGCCTCGGGTGAGGTGGTAGATGTTGTTTCTGATTTTGATTTATTTATATAG
- a CDS encoding aldehyde dehydrogenase family protein yields MPINLETEVSQLKNSSPSVVESGGLCTNPTLVAKACRQAKEAFYSCGRSSTATERSEALYGVARLIRENKQEFARCEAADTGKLIETALLEVEGAIALWEYAAALARSSSSHAFSSSMRQGLAVTYSEPVGVVGLIVPWNYPLVTTSERMPFALGAGCAVVLKPSEVAVGALPLLIQIIVDSHLFPSHMVQVVYGAGESVGSQLCINSDVNMIAFVGSTKVGRLIESAATLTGKRVSAEMGGNNFVAIYADADFEAAAHAVIVGGFRNAGQACIAGTHVMVDPKIAKEFASALQRQFDLIYGSSDENIQSTISLKHQASVVDVIEAALEEGLGFLPGCCLKVAGNKLIPIIFDDVPLSSILFKNEIFGPIITVSYINQNDFIDIVNSSDYGLAAYVWTTSVTNALHVTKQLRVGRIWVNAPPDYWLPELPVGGFGASGYGRESGPNGLDTYCLTKSVIIY; encoded by the coding sequence ATGCCGATCAATTTAGAAACTGAAGTGTCGCAACTAAAGAATTCGAGCCCTAGCGTAGTGGAGTCAGGGGGGCTTTGCACGAATCCGACATTAGTTGCGAAAGCTTGTCGTCAAGCTAAAGAAGCTTTTTATAGTTGCGGGCGCTCTTCAACCGCCACGGAGCGTTCTGAAGCTTTGTATGGTGTGGCTCGTTTAATTCGAGAAAATAAGCAAGAATTTGCACGGTGTGAAGCCGCTGATACAGGTAAATTAATTGAAACGGCCCTTCTGGAGGTCGAAGGAGCCATTGCATTGTGGGAATATGCTGCAGCATTAGCGCGAAGCTCTAGCAGTCATGCATTTTCATCTTCGATGAGGCAAGGGCTTGCCGTGACTTATTCAGAGCCTGTCGGTGTGGTTGGGCTTATTGTGCCATGGAATTATCCGCTGGTTACTACTTCAGAGCGTATGCCTTTTGCACTTGGGGCGGGTTGTGCTGTTGTATTAAAACCTAGTGAGGTTGCAGTTGGAGCTTTGCCTTTATTAATTCAAATAATTGTAGATAGTCACTTATTTCCCTCTCATATGGTGCAGGTTGTATATGGCGCAGGTGAGAGTGTTGGAAGTCAATTATGTATTAACTCAGATGTGAATATGATTGCGTTTGTTGGCTCAACTAAAGTTGGTCGTTTAATCGAATCTGCAGCAACCCTAACAGGTAAGCGTGTATCTGCTGAAATGGGGGGAAATAATTTTGTTGCAATTTATGCGGATGCTGATTTCGAGGCCGCTGCTCACGCTGTTATTGTTGGAGGTTTTCGAAATGCAGGGCAGGCTTGTATTGCAGGCACCCATGTTATGGTTGATCCAAAAATTGCAAAGGAGTTTGCGAGTGCCTTGCAGAGACAGTTTGACTTAATTTATGGGTCGTCCGATGAGAATATTCAATCCACAATTAGTTTGAAACATCAAGCTAGTGTTGTTGATGTAATTGAAGCTGCATTGGAAGAAGGTTTAGGGTTTTTGCCTGGGTGTTGTTTGAAAGTGGCGGGAAATAAATTAATACCAATTATTTTTGATGATGTTCCTCTGTCATCAATACTTTTTAAAAATGAAATATTTGGTCCGATTATTACGGTTTCCTATATAAATCAAAATGATTTTATTGATATAGTCAATAGCTCGGATTATGGATTGGCTGCATATGTATGGACTACCTCAGTAACGAATGCATTACACGTTACTAAACAATTGCGTGTAGGCCGAATTTGGGTAAATGCCCCTCCAGATTATTGGTTGCCTGAACTGCCTGTCGGGGGCTTTGGGGCTTCTGGTTATGGACGTGAGTCTGGTCCAAATGGGTTGGATACATATTGCCTAACAAAGTCAGTAATTATTTATTAA
- the rffA gene encoding dTDP-4-amino-4,6-dideoxygalactose transaminase: MSKIPFGKPFIVGKELFYIAQAVINGSISGDGLFTRRCQEWLETELHCKKVLLTQSCTAALEMTAILANIGPGDEVIMPSFTFVSTANAFVLRGGVPVFVDIRQDTLNIDERLVESAITERTKAIVVVHYAGQPCEMSVFESICRKYNLFLVEDAAQAILASDGSRALGTIGDMGCVSFHETKNIISGEGGALLINNPELIERAEIIWHKGTNRKAFYQGQVDKYTWVDIGSSFLPSELTAAFLFAQLEQAKRINSNRRSLFEKYLNILQPLANEGFFSLPYTREGLLSNGHVFYIICKNDIERQNLISYLAEQGINAVFHYVPLHNSPAGMRFGRTAGELNVTEDISRRLLRLPMFSEMSHVQVRYICQHLALFYHAKN; the protein is encoded by the coding sequence ATGAGTAAAATTCCTTTCGGCAAGCCATTTATTGTTGGTAAAGAGTTATTTTATATTGCGCAAGCAGTAATTAATGGTTCTATTTCTGGTGATGGCTTATTTACAAGGCGATGTCAGGAATGGCTTGAGACAGAATTGCATTGTAAAAAAGTGCTGTTAACTCAGTCTTGTACTGCTGCTTTGGAAATGACGGCTATTCTTGCAAACATAGGTCCTGGCGATGAAGTTATTATGCCTTCATTTACTTTCGTTTCAACTGCGAACGCATTTGTATTAAGGGGTGGTGTCCCGGTTTTTGTTGATATACGCCAAGACACTTTAAATATCGATGAGCGGCTTGTTGAGTCGGCAATTACTGAGCGTACTAAGGCTATTGTTGTAGTGCACTATGCTGGCCAGCCTTGTGAGATGAGCGTATTTGAATCTATTTGTAGAAAGTATAATTTATTTTTGGTGGAAGATGCCGCTCAAGCTATTTTGGCATCTGATGGAAGCAGGGCTCTGGGAACAATTGGTGATATGGGTTGTGTTAGTTTTCATGAGACTAAGAATATTATTAGTGGTGAAGGTGGGGCTTTGCTGATTAATAATCCTGAGTTGATTGAACGTGCAGAAATAATTTGGCATAAAGGAACAAATCGTAAAGCTTTTTATCAGGGTCAAGTAGATAAGTATACTTGGGTTGATATAGGTTCCTCATTCTTGCCTAGTGAATTAACGGCAGCATTTTTATTTGCTCAGTTAGAGCAGGCAAAAAGGATCAATTCTAATCGTAGATCTTTGTTTGAAAAATACCTTAACATTCTGCAGCCTTTAGCAAACGAAGGTTTTTTTTCATTGCCTTATACGCGCGAAGGACTTCTTTCGAATGGTCATGTTTTCTATATAATTTGTAAAAATGATATTGAACGTCAAAATTTGATATCCTATCTTGCAGAGCAAGGAATTAATGCGGTATTTCATTATGTACCTCTCCATAATTCACCTGCCGGCATGCGCTTTGGTCGAACGGCAGGTGAATTAAATGTCACTGAGGATATATCCAGACGACTGCTTAGGTTACCAATGTTTAGTGAGATGAGTCATGTTCAAGTTAGGTATATTTGTCAACATTTAGCCTTGTTTTATCATGCAAAAAATTGA
- a CDS encoding class I SAM-dependent methyltransferase yields MSLNKNLFDAALHPGIRALIASSNQYLRQTESVTFNSLLDSSGQFLEGVSFLRNCPLCNKSHYEGSLEISAHGMQLLRCPQCQLIYSREVINKKIELERYVASSTSDANLALKINSAYATLEQKKSNYVIARLVEYAGNKGRLLDIGSSTGSLLLAAEANGWGACGIEINVEAVNISKKNGLSVICDEFPCQFPEDWRDFNAVSLFDVLEHIVEPLDFLAELSMHVPPGGWLMIQVPNYRSLLLTIEGAKNNNICHGHWSYFEEETLLKLMQKAGYEVKFFETYITELDRVFMHSDQDISSAWFTLTGECLTQPRNLTVDQLHEYLLGYKLFGLFQKVSSV; encoded by the coding sequence GTGTCGTTAAATAAAAACTTGTTTGATGCAGCACTACACCCTGGTATCCGTGCATTAATAGCTTCGTCTAATCAATATCTCAGACAGACTGAAAGTGTTACATTTAATAGCTTATTAGATTCTAGTGGACAGTTTCTTGAGGGTGTTAGTTTTTTACGTAATTGCCCGCTGTGCAATAAATCACATTATGAAGGCTCTCTAGAAATAAGTGCGCATGGAATGCAATTGCTTCGTTGCCCTCAATGTCAATTGATCTATAGTCGTGAAGTAATTAACAAAAAAATTGAGCTTGAACGATATGTAGCCAGTTCTACGTCTGATGCTAATTTAGCATTAAAGATTAATTCTGCTTATGCAACGCTGGAACAAAAAAAGTCTAATTATGTTATTGCTCGATTGGTAGAGTATGCAGGTAATAAAGGTAGGTTGCTTGATATTGGCTCATCGACAGGATCTTTACTATTAGCGGCTGAAGCTAATGGGTGGGGGGCGTGCGGTATTGAAATTAATGTCGAAGCTGTAAATATTAGCAAAAAAAATGGACTCAGTGTTATTTGCGATGAGTTTCCATGTCAATTTCCTGAGGATTGGCGCGATTTTAATGCTGTTTCTTTATTTGATGTGTTAGAGCATATTGTGGAGCCATTAGATTTTCTAGCTGAATTATCAATGCATGTGCCGCCCGGAGGGTGGTTGATGATACAAGTGCCAAATTATCGAAGTTTGTTACTGACAATTGAAGGGGCTAAAAATAATAACATTTGCCACGGGCATTGGAGTTATTTTGAGGAAGAAACCTTGCTTAAACTAATGCAGAAGGCTGGTTATGAAGTGAAATTTTTTGAAACTTATATTACTGAGTTAGATCGTGTATTTATGCATTCTGATCAGGATATTAGTTCTGCTTGGTTCACTTTAACGGGGGAATGTTTAACACAACCACGAAACTTAACGGTAGATCAATTGCATGAATATCTATTGGGCTACAAGTTATTTGGCCTGTTTCAGAAGGTGTCATCAGTATGA
- a CDS encoding acyltransferase — MKYLNYDELIEIGFSSVGVDTKISRRAIFYDISGSIGDNVRIDDFSILTGWVVIGNDAHISPFCFLGGTGGRITLGVGVGLSTHVSIFTKSDDYQERSTGLRGKVSGDVFVGDYSIFGAQCVLLPGAEIGKHCSIGVGCVVHNKLLDSGRYISVGIKSVMLP; from the coding sequence ATGAAATATCTCAACTATGATGAATTGATCGAAATAGGATTTTCTTCTGTCGGTGTTGATACTAAAATTTCTCGTAGAGCTATATTTTACGATATATCAGGTAGTATTGGCGATAATGTTCGTATTGATGATTTTTCTATCCTAACAGGTTGGGTGGTGATTGGTAATGATGCGCATATTTCACCATTTTGTTTTTTGGGGGGGACAGGAGGGCGTATTACATTAGGTGTAGGTGTGGGCCTTTCAACGCATGTTAGTATTTTTACAAAAAGTGATGATTACCAAGAAAGATCAACAGGCCTACGAGGTAAGGTGAGTGGTGATGTTTTTGTGGGTGATTATTCTATTTTTGGAGCGCAGTGTGTATTGCTCCCAGGTGCTGAAATTGGTAAACATTGTTCAATTGGTGTTGGCTGTGTTGTGCATAATAAATTACTAGATTCAGGACGCTATATTAGTGTAGGAATTAAGTCTGTCATGTTGCCATGA